The Ralstonia wenshanensis genome includes a region encoding these proteins:
- a CDS encoding AMP-binding protein, giving the protein MPSAHIDTFARDRLPPAELQPVYRFDLPALQFPPQLNCATELLDRRVAAGEGGRLCIQAPGIRWTYADLQAHANRIANVLVNEMGVVPGNRVLLRSPNSPMLAACWFAVMKVGAIAVTTMPLLRAKELGQILGKGEIGFALCDARLVDELRDAVAQAAKPVQLLCFHDDTPEGLEAAMVRQPATFTNVDTAADDTCLLAFTSGTTGVPKATMHFHRDILAICACWPPHVLQPRADDIFIGSPPMAFTFGLGGLLLFPMSVGASTVLLEKASPNDLVDGVRTFGATVLFTAPTTYRNIAARGDELRATPLRRCVSAGEALPVATRTLWKNATGIELIDGIGATEMLHIFISAADADVRPGATGKAVPGYVAQVVDDAGNPVPPGTVGRLAVQGPTGCRYLADDRQRAYVRNGWNLTGDAYVMDEEGYFHYHSRTDDMIISSGYNIAAPEVEDALMQHPAVAECGVIGEPDEERGQIVKAFVVLHPGHAAGPEMVKTLQDFVKQTVAPYKYPRAIEFRTSLPRSEVGKLLRYRLREHVKS; this is encoded by the coding sequence ATGCCCAGCGCCCATATCGACACCTTCGCCCGCGACCGGCTGCCGCCGGCGGAGCTGCAACCGGTGTATCGCTTCGACCTGCCGGCGCTGCAGTTTCCGCCGCAGCTCAACTGCGCCACCGAACTGCTCGACCGCCGTGTTGCCGCGGGCGAGGGCGGCCGCCTTTGCATCCAGGCGCCCGGCATCCGCTGGACGTACGCCGACCTGCAGGCGCACGCCAACCGCATCGCCAACGTGCTGGTCAATGAGATGGGCGTGGTGCCGGGCAACCGCGTGCTGCTGCGCTCGCCCAACAGCCCGATGCTCGCCGCCTGCTGGTTTGCCGTGATGAAAGTGGGCGCGATTGCGGTGACCACCATGCCGCTGCTGCGCGCCAAAGAGCTGGGGCAGATTCTGGGCAAGGGCGAGATTGGCTTCGCGCTGTGCGATGCGCGGCTCGTCGACGAGCTACGCGATGCCGTGGCGCAAGCGGCCAAGCCCGTGCAACTGCTGTGCTTTCACGATGACACGCCGGAAGGGCTGGAGGCGGCCATGGTGCGCCAGCCGGCCACCTTCACCAACGTCGATACGGCGGCGGATGACACGTGCCTGCTCGCCTTCACGTCGGGCACGACGGGCGTGCCGAAAGCGACGATGCATTTTCATCGCGACATCCTCGCCATTTGCGCGTGCTGGCCGCCGCACGTGCTGCAGCCGCGCGCGGACGACATCTTCATCGGCAGCCCGCCGATGGCGTTCACGTTCGGGCTCGGCGGCCTGCTGCTGTTTCCGATGAGCGTAGGTGCTTCGACGGTGCTGCTGGAAAAGGCATCGCCGAACGATCTGGTCGATGGCGTCCGCACGTTTGGCGCGACGGTTTTGTTTACCGCCCCGACCACGTACCGCAACATCGCGGCGCGCGGAGACGAGTTGCGTGCCACGCCGCTGCGCCGCTGCGTGTCGGCCGGCGAAGCGCTGCCGGTGGCCACGCGCACGCTGTGGAAGAACGCCACCGGCATCGAGCTGATTGACGGCATTGGCGCGACCGAGATGCTGCATATCTTCATCTCCGCTGCCGATGCCGACGTGCGCCCCGGCGCCACCGGCAAGGCTGTCCCCGGCTATGTCGCACAAGTCGTGGATGACGCAGGCAACCCCGTGCCGCCGGGCACCGTGGGCCGCCTGGCGGTGCAAGGCCCGACCGGCTGCCGCTACCTGGCCGATGACCGTCAGCGCGCCTACGTGCGCAACGGCTGGAACCTCACGGGGGATGCCTATGTGATGGACGAGGAAGGCTACTTCCACTACCACTCGCGCACCGATGACATGATCATCTCCTCCGGCTACAACATCGCCGCGCCCGAGGTGGAAGACGCGCTGATGCAGCATCCGGCGGTGGCCGAGTGCGGCGTGATCGGCGAGCCCGACGAAGAGCGCGGGCAGATCGTCAAGGCCTTCGTTGTATTGCACCCCGGCCACGCGGCGGGGCCGGAGATGGTCAAGACGCTGCAGGACTTTGTGAAGCAGACCGTGGCCCCGTACAAGTATCCGCGTGCCATCGAGTTTCGTACGAGCCTGCCGCGCAGTGAAGTCGGCAAGCTGCTGCGCTACCGCCTGCGCGAACACGTCAAATCATGA
- a CDS encoding acyl-CoA dehydrogenase family protein has protein sequence MSDKDYLQWPFFEDKHRQLEAELDAWATKHIPHDHGPDVDAECRAVVKSLGQAGWLRHAVGGTAHGGAAETIDTRAICLIRETLARHSGLADFAFAMQGLGSGAISLHGTPEQRERYLTKVARGEAIAAFALSEPDAGSDVAAMACAAREDGNDYVLDGEKTWISNGGIADFYVVFARTGEAPGSRGISAFIVEAGTPGFEIAERIDVIAPHPLARLRFTNCRIPASQRVGAAGEGFKVAMRTLDVFRTSVAAAALGFARRALDEALARATTRKMFGGVLADFQLTQAKLAQMATAIDSAALLTYRAAWQRDQGRNVTREAAMAKLTATENAQQVIDAAVQMWGGLGVVSEQPVERLYREIRSLRIYEGATEVQQLIIARELLRAAAPAKS, from the coding sequence ATGAGCGACAAAGACTATCTGCAATGGCCCTTCTTTGAAGACAAGCACCGCCAGCTCGAAGCCGAACTCGACGCCTGGGCCACGAAGCACATCCCGCACGACCACGGCCCCGATGTGGATGCCGAATGCCGTGCGGTGGTCAAATCGCTCGGCCAGGCCGGCTGGCTGCGCCACGCCGTGGGCGGCACCGCACACGGCGGCGCGGCCGAGACCATCGACACGCGGGCCATCTGCCTGATCCGCGAGACGCTGGCGCGCCATTCCGGCCTGGCCGACTTTGCCTTTGCGATGCAGGGGCTGGGGTCGGGCGCCATTTCGTTGCACGGCACGCCGGAGCAGCGTGAACGCTATCTGACGAAGGTTGCGCGCGGCGAGGCTATCGCTGCATTTGCGCTGTCCGAACCGGATGCTGGCTCCGATGTGGCCGCCATGGCCTGCGCCGCGCGTGAAGACGGCAACGACTATGTGCTCGACGGCGAGAAGACGTGGATTTCCAACGGCGGCATCGCAGACTTCTACGTCGTGTTTGCCCGCACCGGCGAGGCGCCGGGCTCGCGCGGCATCAGTGCGTTCATTGTCGAGGCCGGTACGCCGGGCTTTGAGATTGCGGAGCGCATCGACGTGATTGCGCCGCACCCGCTCGCGCGCCTGCGCTTTACCAACTGCCGCATTCCGGCCAGCCAGCGCGTGGGCGCGGCAGGCGAGGGCTTCAAGGTGGCAATGCGCACGCTGGATGTGTTCCGCACATCGGTGGCGGCGGCCGCGCTGGGCTTTGCACGCCGGGCGCTGGACGAAGCGCTGGCGCGCGCCACCACCCGCAAGATGTTCGGCGGTGTGCTTGCGGATTTCCAGCTCACGCAGGCCAAGCTCGCGCAGATGGCTACTGCCATCGACAGTGCCGCGCTGCTGACGTACCGCGCCGCGTGGCAGCGCGACCAGGGCCGCAACGTGACGCGTGAGGCCGCCATGGCCAAGTTGACCGCCACCGAGAACGCGCAGCAGGTGATCGACGCCGCCGTGCAGATGTGGGGTGGCCTGGGCGTGGTGAGCGAGCAGCCTGTCGAGCGCCTGTACCGCGAGATCCGCTCGCTGCGGATCTACGAAGGCGCGACGGAAGTGCAGCAACTCATCATCGCGCGCGAACTGCTGCGTGCGGCGGCGCCCGCCAAGTCCTGA
- a CDS encoding type IV pilus assembly protein FimV, which translates to MNKRFRGGIAHGPVRRSLAAGAAAALWAFLPAAHAVELGVLHLHSNIGQPLEAEIDLTGLQPHDAQALVLQPGTRESYLAAGVPYGASATSLHTTLVQRQDGSYVVRVYSTVPQADAISDIVVRLAGPGGNTLATYTVLLSPPGAASAPTTFLQTQRKSAPASGVSPPSSAPAHRPQTQAVAVASAPAVNTADGAHPSAAATAPSAGEDDRHAEAVYTVKAGDNLSQIALGTVQNRAYVSAGQAALALYRSNPHAFIGGNINQLRVGATLRVPTAEEATAVASVEAERQLRLLTQTAATDRAPPVPEVNANAIAGSRPPSVPADAADKNALRISATGTQEQAKVEQLNEELVAARQAIHELESRLAQVEQNLADMRRLAALKNASAQPAAAWATAGEEGHTPDGGLASRSPITTDDPAPWKRAHIIGPVLGVLLALLMAALMLYRMRMRKVQSALAAIYTQLHDNGDPLTERGPRARRNNETVSSR; encoded by the coding sequence ATGAACAAGCGATTTCGTGGAGGAATTGCGCATGGGCCAGTCCGTCGGTCGCTAGCTGCAGGGGCGGCCGCCGCCCTTTGGGCCTTCCTGCCGGCTGCGCACGCAGTCGAGCTGGGCGTGCTACATCTGCACTCGAACATTGGCCAGCCGCTTGAGGCTGAAATCGACTTGACGGGGTTGCAGCCGCACGACGCACAAGCGCTGGTGCTGCAGCCCGGCACCCGCGAAAGCTACCTCGCCGCCGGCGTGCCTTACGGCGCAAGCGCTACTTCGCTGCATACGACATTGGTACAGCGGCAAGACGGCAGCTATGTCGTTCGCGTGTACTCGACCGTTCCGCAGGCAGACGCCATTTCGGATATCGTCGTGCGCCTTGCGGGGCCAGGTGGAAACACGCTGGCGACTTATACGGTGTTGCTCAGTCCGCCGGGCGCGGCAAGCGCCCCCACCACGTTCCTGCAGACGCAACGCAAATCGGCGCCCGCTTCGGGAGTGTCGCCGCCCAGCAGTGCACCGGCACACCGCCCGCAGACGCAAGCAGTGGCAGTCGCATCGGCTCCCGCCGTCAACACGGCAGACGGCGCGCATCCATCGGCTGCCGCCACGGCGCCGTCTGCAGGTGAAGACGACAGGCACGCCGAAGCCGTCTATACCGTCAAAGCGGGCGACAACCTCTCACAGATCGCGCTCGGCACCGTGCAGAATCGGGCGTACGTGTCCGCCGGACAAGCCGCGCTGGCGCTTTACCGCAGCAATCCGCACGCCTTCATTGGTGGAAACATCAACCAACTGCGCGTCGGCGCCACGCTACGTGTGCCCACGGCAGAGGAAGCAACGGCGGTGGCGAGCGTTGAAGCCGAACGGCAGCTCCGCTTGCTGACGCAGACTGCGGCTACCGACCGCGCACCGCCTGTGCCCGAGGTAAATGCCAACGCCATCGCCGGCAGTCGGCCACCTTCGGTGCCAGCCGATGCGGCGGACAAAAACGCGCTGCGCATTTCCGCTACGGGCACGCAAGAGCAGGCGAAGGTGGAACAGCTCAACGAGGAGTTGGTTGCAGCCCGGCAGGCGATCCATGAGCTCGAATCGCGCCTTGCGCAAGTTGAGCAGAACCTGGCCGATATGCGGCGGCTCGCAGCCTTGAAGAATGCCTCGGCACAGCCTGCCGCAGCATGGGCGACGGCCGGGGAAGAGGGCCACACGCCAGACGGTGGGCTTGCAAGCCGCAGTCCGATTACGACCGATGACCCGGCACCCTGGAAGCGTGCCCACATCATCGGCCCAGTCTTGGGAGTCTTGCTGGCTTTGCTGATGGCCGCCTTGATGCTCTACCGAATGCGCATGCGCAAGGTTCAATCTGCGCTGGCTGCGATCTACACCCAACTCCACGATAACGGCGATCCGCTGACCGAGCGCGGCCCGCGCGCCCGACGCAATAACGAGACGGTGTCATCACGGTAG
- a CDS encoding lytic transglycosylase domain-containing protein, producing MRGRDRLAAVLRRGLVFAIALLGCLPAAALADCIDDAAAYHGVNAQVLRAIGYQESHLNPQAHNRNRNGSEDLGMFQINTIHLPELSRYGIGRQMLYDPCVSAYVAAWHLARKVQLHGNSWHAIGAYHSESPGENGIYARAVEGILNRKLAARTPLPVAGQTRAQEPAPQPMQDAAKPMHAVVLKHATDAPPEHSRHVLSAPTAGEDEHWLDAMLTSLNQSASLRDRFSR from the coding sequence ATGCGCGGGCGTGACCGGCTTGCCGCGGTGCTGCGGCGGGGACTGGTTTTCGCCATTGCGCTGCTTGGCTGCCTGCCTGCCGCAGCCCTGGCAGATTGCATCGACGATGCCGCCGCGTACCACGGCGTCAACGCCCAAGTCTTGCGTGCCATCGGCTATCAGGAATCGCACCTGAATCCGCAAGCGCACAACCGAAACCGCAACGGCAGTGAAGACCTGGGCATGTTCCAGATCAACACCATCCACCTGCCGGAGCTGTCGCGCTACGGTATCGGCCGCCAGATGCTCTATGACCCGTGCGTCAGCGCCTATGTGGCCGCCTGGCATCTGGCGCGCAAGGTGCAATTGCACGGCAACAGCTGGCATGCCATCGGCGCCTATCACTCAGAGTCTCCAGGGGAAAACGGCATCTATGCCCGGGCCGTGGAAGGCATCCTGAACCGCAAGCTCGCAGCACGCACGCCGCTGCCGGTTGCCGGGCAAACGCGTGCCCAAGAGCCGGCGCCGCAACCCATGCAGGATGCCGCCAAACCCATGCACGCCGTCGTTCTCAAGCACGCGACAGATGCGCCACCCGAGCACAGCAGGCATGTGTTGAGCGCCCCGACGGCAGGTGAAGATGAACATTGGCTCGATGCCATGCTGACCAGCCTGAACCAGAGTGCAAGCTTGCGAGACCGGTTCAGCCGGTAA
- a CDS encoding MFS transporter has translation MSQSNVDAQSIINGSRFGPFQWLIFGMCFFIVLLDGFDTAAIGFIAPSLVSEWGISRPALAPVLSAALFGLAVGALVAGPLSDRIGRRLMLIVSVLVFGVACLASAYASSITNLTALRFVTGIGLGAAMPNAVTLMSEFCPDKRRAVIVNLMFCGFPLGAAFGGFLAAWMIPHFGWRSVLMLGGVAPLVLLLLLVSHLPESVRYMIAKSQSVEKIRRTLAKINVAAHDASSFFMTEQTQAPSGQGGIALVLSRSYVVGSIMLWLAYFMGLVIFYASINWMPILLKEAGLTPKAATLISALFPLGGIGAVLCGALMDRFNANRVIATCYALTALTVYGIGQAVGNVGLLVVVVFAAGVLMNTAQSSMPALAAAFYPTQGRATGVAWMLGIGRFGGIAGSYLVAELTRQQVGFSGIFSIIAIAGLIACVALFIKQRALPQKSEPTGIRSTEIVGH, from the coding sequence ATGAGTCAATCTAACGTCGACGCACAGAGCATCATCAATGGCAGCCGGTTCGGCCCGTTCCAGTGGCTTATCTTTGGGATGTGTTTCTTTATCGTCCTGTTGGATGGCTTTGACACAGCAGCCATAGGCTTCATTGCGCCATCGCTTGTGTCGGAGTGGGGCATTTCGCGCCCAGCTCTGGCCCCCGTTTTGAGTGCCGCGCTCTTTGGCTTGGCAGTGGGTGCTCTCGTCGCCGGACCACTGTCAGACCGGATCGGGCGCCGCCTTATGTTGATCGTCTCTGTGCTGGTCTTCGGTGTCGCTTGCCTCGCATCTGCGTATGCGAGCAGCATCACGAACCTGACAGCGTTGCGCTTCGTAACCGGTATCGGGCTTGGTGCCGCAATGCCGAACGCAGTGACCCTGATGAGCGAATTCTGTCCTGACAAACGCCGCGCGGTCATTGTGAACCTGATGTTTTGCGGCTTCCCTCTAGGTGCCGCGTTCGGAGGGTTCTTGGCCGCCTGGATGATTCCGCATTTCGGCTGGCGTAGCGTTCTCATGCTGGGCGGTGTTGCGCCGCTAGTGTTGCTCCTGCTGCTGGTGTCGCATTTGCCGGAGTCAGTTCGCTACATGATTGCGAAGAGCCAATCCGTGGAGAAGATTCGCCGTACGTTGGCGAAGATCAATGTGGCCGCGCACGACGCGTCATCGTTCTTCATGACCGAGCAGACCCAGGCTCCATCGGGCCAAGGCGGTATTGCGTTGGTTCTGTCCCGATCCTATGTTGTCGGATCGATCATGCTTTGGTTGGCGTACTTTATGGGGCTGGTGATCTTTTATGCCTCTATCAATTGGATGCCCATTCTCTTGAAGGAGGCCGGGCTCACGCCAAAGGCTGCAACGTTGATTTCTGCGCTCTTCCCGCTGGGCGGCATTGGGGCCGTTCTGTGCGGCGCCCTAATGGACAGATTCAACGCCAATCGGGTGATTGCAACTTGCTATGCGCTGACTGCCCTGACCGTGTATGGCATTGGCCAGGCCGTTGGCAACGTCGGACTGCTCGTTGTTGTTGTTTTTGCTGCCGGCGTTCTGATGAACACAGCACAGTCGTCTATGCCCGCGCTGGCCGCCGCTTTTTACCCGACGCAAGGTCGGGCTACAGGCGTTGCTTGGATGCTTGGAATTGGGCGGTTTGGTGGCATAGCCGGTTCCTATCTTGTGGCAGAGCTCACCCGTCAACAAGTCGGGTTCAGCGGCATCTTCTCAATCATTGCTATTGCGGGCTTGATCGCGTGTGTCGCTCTCTTCATCAAACAGCGCGCGCTTCCGCAGAAGTCGGAGCCAACAGGGATTCGCTCAACCGAGATAGTCGGTCACTAA
- a CDS encoding acyl-CoA thioesterase produces the protein MSDYHFERAARIRFAHCDPAGIVYFPQYLVLLNGLVEDWFTDGLGVSYAQMLGPRRIGLPIVKLHCEFSAISRMGDDVQFKLKLERLGNASLTLDLDCWAGDEQRVRSQQVLVFTDLNTHRAMPMPPDVRQAIEASVQQ, from the coding sequence ATGAGTGACTACCACTTCGAGCGTGCCGCCCGCATCCGCTTTGCACACTGTGACCCGGCCGGCATCGTCTACTTTCCGCAGTACCTCGTGCTGCTCAACGGCCTGGTCGAAGACTGGTTTACCGACGGCCTGGGTGTTTCGTATGCGCAGATGCTTGGCCCGCGCCGCATCGGCCTGCCCATCGTCAAGCTGCACTGCGAGTTCAGCGCCATCAGCCGCATGGGTGACGACGTGCAGTTCAAGTTGAAGCTGGAGCGGCTGGGCAATGCGTCGCTCACCTTAGACCTGGATTGCTGGGCCGGCGACGAACAGCGCGTGCGCTCGCAGCAGGTGCTGGTATTTACCGATCTCAACACGCATCGCGCGATGCCGATGCCGCCCGATGTGCGGCAGGCGATCGAGGCGAGCGTTCAACAGTAG
- a CDS encoding NHL repeat-containing protein — MPSACPPLLKAIPICLILAACGGGGDAATTPPPSATQPGAPIGAPVGPVAPTAPATYSIAGTVTGLLDYGSLTLLNNGADPIVQATDGGFSFSVSVAAGSAYAVSVNAEPLWQSCSIANGSGLANGNVNNVSVNCAVAQSMVSTIAGSTTAGYANGTGSAASFRQPSGVARDASGNLYVADYANHVIRKIAPGGVVTTLAGTGSPGHVDGMAGSAKFATPVGIAVAASGNIYVTEFYGNDIRMITPGGIVTTLAGSATAGSADGIGASASFNNPLGIAVDANENVYVADYSNNMIRKITPAGVVTTLAGTTTAGSNNGAAALATFNGPSGIALSPSGALYVAEWFNSDIRQISPAGVVSTLAGSGAAGSDDGVGTAATFSLPVGLAIGTNGVLYVADDGNNLIRMVTPAGVVATLAGSINAGSADGPGSTAMFNQPSGIAVDTNGNLYVADLANNMIRYVAPTP, encoded by the coding sequence ATGCCCTCCGCGTGCCCTCCGCTTCTGAAAGCCATCCCGATTTGCCTGATCCTGGCCGCATGCGGCGGTGGCGGCGATGCGGCCACCACGCCACCCCCCAGTGCAACGCAGCCGGGCGCGCCAATTGGAGCACCGGTCGGCCCGGTGGCCCCAACGGCCCCGGCCACTTACTCCATTGCGGGAACGGTCACAGGCTTGCTCGATTACGGCAGCCTCACGTTGCTTAACAACGGTGCGGATCCGATTGTCCAAGCCACCGACGGCGGCTTCAGCTTTTCCGTTTCCGTAGCGGCAGGCAGCGCCTACGCTGTCTCCGTCAACGCCGAACCGCTTTGGCAGTCCTGCTCCATTGCAAACGGCAGCGGGCTGGCCAACGGTAATGTCAATAACGTGAGCGTGAACTGTGCAGTCGCACAATCGATGGTGTCCACCATCGCCGGTTCGACCACTGCGGGGTATGCGAACGGCACGGGTTCGGCTGCGTCGTTCCGACAGCCGAGCGGTGTTGCACGGGACGCCTCTGGCAACCTGTATGTAGCGGATTACGCCAACCACGTCATTCGCAAAATCGCACCGGGCGGCGTCGTCACGACCCTGGCGGGCACGGGCAGCCCGGGCCACGTCGATGGCATGGCGGGCAGCGCCAAGTTCGCGACGCCTGTCGGCATTGCCGTGGCGGCCAGCGGCAACATCTATGTGACGGAGTTCTACGGCAACGATATTCGAATGATCACGCCGGGCGGCATCGTGACGACGCTTGCCGGTTCGGCAACTGCGGGGAGCGCCGACGGCATCGGCGCAAGCGCCTCATTCAACAACCCGCTGGGCATCGCGGTGGATGCCAACGAAAACGTCTACGTGGCGGATTACAGCAACAACATGATCCGCAAGATCACGCCAGCCGGCGTGGTGACCACACTGGCCGGCACGACAACAGCGGGCAGCAACAATGGCGCGGCCGCGCTCGCCACCTTCAACGGCCCGTCGGGCATCGCGCTCTCTCCGTCTGGCGCGCTGTATGTGGCGGAGTGGTTCAACAGCGATATCCGGCAGATATCGCCGGCAGGTGTCGTCTCGACATTGGCGGGCTCCGGCGCGGCCGGCAGTGATGACGGCGTGGGTACCGCGGCAACGTTCTCGCTCCCGGTGGGCCTCGCGATCGGTACCAACGGCGTGCTTTATGTCGCCGACGACGGCAACAACCTGATCCGCATGGTGACCCCGGCGGGCGTGGTTGCCACCCTGGCGGGCTCCATCAACGCGGGCAGCGCCGACGGCCCTGGGAGCACCGCGATGTTCAATCAACCCTCCGGGATCGCGGTCGACACAAACGGCAACCTGTACGTTGCCGACCTGGCAAACAACATGATCCGCTACGTCGCACCCACCCCATAG
- a CDS encoding leucine-rich repeat domain-containing protein, translating into MPPDTLAQTRADHGEADAGVSVTNKLSRALRRVLQRVRTGHAEPSPAASRFHVPTPHHDRQVAATASRTQHQQRAGAARDALRIQQAMPQGHGLRAPVPPTDASRWLAVCEAVAGWQQEMARRLHRYSGPLLTDTARPTEQGLALAATRMLLAMQQKSRHLVLDGIPVMRLPAALCLAEELERLTVHDCDLFEWPASGGLPVNLSALHFARNPRLSALPGRIGKLLQLQEVVVLDSPLRALPSSLSQLPKLERLVLQGTDLRIVPVELGTLAALQTLTLASNKLLVQLPISLGQLAQLRELHLRGNPLLSVLPDTLGNLAELERLDLRENSAMTTLPESLGRLHKLRHLDVSGMASLVAVPESIGHCTQLRTLRLRDCGSLRCLPASVGDLKALTHLDLRGCYALSGLPDTLRDLPPACRVDVPAHLSARLDELRPAAGAVSTAGSSIAPDWMALRQGWRARLQPYDAEYGSDALCIWMERYINAIAPDAMRAYRDSRRLGQLVDGLCDLPALRSAVFQRAQERYALGCLDEEALPLDALMALLVSERLREPGLPEDAAARMVRAEAFAALLEYGAAGGSIDEAVQKLAAWPPLQSYVARYVRAGEGVAQRHVAVARDWLHAG; encoded by the coding sequence ATGCCGCCCGATACCCTCGCGCAGACCCGTGCCGATCACGGTGAGGCGGATGCAGGTGTGTCGGTGACCAACAAGCTGTCGCGTGCATTGCGGCGCGTGCTGCAACGTGTGCGGACCGGACACGCCGAGCCGTCGCCAGCCGCCAGCCGATTTCACGTGCCGACACCGCATCATGATCGACAGGTCGCGGCGACTGCTTCGCGCACACAGCATCAACAGCGCGCAGGCGCGGCGCGCGATGCGTTGCGCATCCAGCAGGCCATGCCACAAGGCCACGGCCTGCGTGCCCCCGTTCCTCCTACTGATGCCAGCCGCTGGCTGGCCGTATGCGAGGCGGTGGCGGGTTGGCAGCAGGAGATGGCGCGTCGCTTGCACCGCTACAGCGGCCCGTTGCTGACCGACACCGCACGGCCCACGGAGCAAGGCCTGGCCCTGGCGGCCACGCGCATGCTGCTGGCCATGCAGCAGAAGAGCCGGCACCTCGTGCTCGACGGTATTCCGGTGATGCGCCTGCCAGCGGCCCTATGCCTGGCCGAAGAGCTGGAGCGGCTGACCGTGCACGATTGCGATCTCTTCGAGTGGCCGGCATCTGGTGGTTTGCCGGTCAACCTGAGCGCGCTGCATTTCGCGCGCAACCCACGGCTGTCAGCGTTGCCCGGGCGGATCGGCAAGCTGTTGCAGCTGCAGGAGGTTGTCGTGCTCGATTCGCCGCTGCGCGCGCTGCCGTCGTCGTTGTCGCAGTTGCCGAAGCTGGAGCGACTGGTTCTGCAGGGCACGGATCTGCGCATCGTGCCGGTCGAGCTTGGCACGCTGGCTGCATTGCAAACGCTGACGCTGGCCTCCAACAAGCTGCTCGTGCAACTGCCCATCAGCCTGGGCCAGCTTGCGCAACTGCGAGAGCTTCACTTGCGCGGCAATCCGCTGCTCTCCGTGCTGCCCGATACCCTGGGCAACCTGGCCGAACTGGAGCGGCTGGACCTGCGCGAGAACAGCGCCATGACCACGCTGCCGGAGTCCTTGGGGCGACTGCACAAGCTGCGTCATCTGGATGTCTCCGGCATGGCGAGCCTCGTGGCCGTGCCGGAAAGCATTGGCCATTGCACACAACTCCGTACGCTGCGCCTGCGCGATTGCGGATCGCTGCGCTGCTTGCCTGCGTCCGTGGGTGACCTGAAGGCGCTGACGCACCTCGATTTGCGTGGCTGTTACGCCTTGTCGGGCTTGCCCGATACGCTGCGCGATCTGCCGCCAGCGTGCCGCGTCGATGTGCCGGCGCACTTGTCCGCACGGTTGGACGAATTGCGCCCCGCAGCCGGTGCCGTCTCGACGGCAGGTTCCAGCATTGCGCCAGATTGGATGGCGCTACGCCAGGGCTGGCGTGCGCGCCTGCAGCCCTATGACGCCGAATATGGCAGCGATGCCTTGTGCATCTGGATGGAGCGCTATATCAACGCCATCGCGCCCGACGCCATGCGTGCATACCGCGACAGCCGCCGTCTCGGCCAACTGGTGGATGGCCTGTGCGACCTGCCGGCGCTGCGCAGCGCCGTCTTTCAGCGAGCCCAAGAGCGCTATGCGCTGGGTTGCCTTGACGAAGAGGCCCTGCCGCTTGACGCGCTGATGGCGCTGTTGGTGAGTGAGCGCCTGCGCGAGCCCGGGTTGCCCGAAGACGCTGCCGCGCGAATGGTGCGCGCCGAGGCTTTCGCAGCGTTGCTCGAATATGGCGCCGCTGGCGGATCGATCGACGAGGCGGTCCAGAAGCTCGCGGCTTGGCCGCCGCTGCAGAGCTACGTTGCACGCTACGTCAGGGCCGGCGAGGGCGTGGCCCAGCGGCACGTTGCCGTCGCGCGCGACTGGCTGCACGCTGGCTAA
- a CDS encoding RidA family protein encodes MEVLLPPNWPRPKGYANGVSARGRMVFVAGMIGWDAQGVFHTDDLAGQVRQALQNIVEVLAAGDAKPEHIVRMTWYVTDKKAYVAAYPEIGKAFRELIGSFSIAMTAVEVAALVEDRAKVEIEVTAVVPD; translated from the coding sequence ATGGAAGTACTCCTCCCTCCCAACTGGCCGCGTCCGAAGGGCTATGCCAACGGTGTGTCCGCACGCGGACGCATGGTGTTCGTGGCCGGCATGATCGGCTGGGATGCGCAGGGCGTGTTCCACACGGATGACTTGGCCGGTCAGGTCCGCCAGGCGCTGCAGAACATCGTCGAGGTGCTGGCCGCCGGCGACGCCAAGCCCGAGCACATCGTGCGCATGACGTGGTACGTGACCGACAAGAAGGCCTACGTGGCGGCCTATCCCGAGATCGGCAAGGCGTTCCGCGAGCTGATCGGCAGCTTCAGCATTGCGATGACGGCAGTGGAAGTGGCCGCGCTGGTGGAAGACCGCGCGAAGGTGGAAATTGAGGTGACGGCGGTGGTGCCGGATTAG